The following coding sequences lie in one Oligoflexia bacterium genomic window:
- a CDS encoding pyridoxal phosphate-dependent aminotransferase, with translation MLSDRAQKMKPSATMALNTKAQELTKAGRDIVSLAIGEPDWDTFEFIKIAAKKSLDEGFTKYTPAAGIPDLRSAVVERTKLDLGLSYEPNQCMIGIGAKQVIFNALQVLCNPGDEVIIPAPYWVSYPTMAELADAKPVIPVCPRETNFKLTPDLLKRSLTAKSKVLILNSPNNPTGQVYSEQELRDLAAVLELTGVWVISDDIYDKMIYDGSKIAPNIACVSEKLRGRVLLANSVSKTYSMTGWRIGSLVGDKKVIDACANYQSQSASCGVAFAQKAAVAALRGPQEEVQKAMKELASRRDSAIKILRTVEDLDVVEPLGAFYIFPNISKVFGRKTPAGQVINNSTEFCSSLIDAEGVVTVPGVEFGMEGCLRLTYTLKEERIVEGMKRIKRFVESLR, from the coding sequence ATGCTTTCAGACCGCGCTCAAAAGATGAAACCTTCCGCCACGATGGCCCTGAACACGAAGGCTCAAGAACTCACAAAAGCTGGCAGAGATATCGTAAGTCTTGCCATTGGTGAACCCGATTGGGATACCTTTGAATTTATCAAAATAGCAGCAAAAAAATCTTTAGATGAAGGATTCACAAAATATACTCCAGCTGCTGGAATCCCTGACTTGCGCTCGGCGGTGGTGGAGCGTACTAAATTAGATTTAGGATTAAGTTATGAACCCAATCAATGCATGATTGGTATTGGTGCCAAACAAGTTATTTTTAATGCCCTTCAGGTTTTATGTAATCCGGGTGATGAAGTTATTATTCCGGCACCTTATTGGGTGAGTTATCCTACAATGGCTGAACTAGCAGATGCAAAACCTGTGATTCCTGTTTGCCCACGTGAAACAAATTTTAAACTTACCCCTGATCTTTTAAAACGTTCATTGACAGCAAAATCAAAAGTTTTAATTTTAAATTCGCCTAATAATCCAACGGGTCAAGTTTATAGTGAGCAAGAACTTAGAGATTTAGCAGCGGTTTTAGAACTCACAGGTGTTTGGGTCATCAGCGATGATATATATGACAAAATGATTTACGACGGTTCTAAAATTGCGCCAAACATTGCCTGCGTAAGTGAAAAATTACGAGGTCGCGTTTTACTCGCAAACTCAGTTAGTAAAACGTACAGCATGACGGGGTGGCGCATTGGTTCATTAGTTGGTGATAAAAAAGTCATCGATGCATGTGCAAATTATCAAAGTCAGAGTGCAAGTTGTGGTGTTGCTTTTGCTCAAAAAGCAGCGGTCGCCGCATTGCGCGGGCCACAAGAAGAAGTCCAAAAAGCCATGAAAGAATTAGCGAGTCGACGTGATTCAGCAATTAAAATTTTACGCACAGTTGAAGATTTAGATGTTGTAGAACCACTAGGCGCATTTTATATTTTTCCTAATATTTCAAAAGTATTTGGAAGAAAAACTCCGGCTGGGCAAGTTATCAACAATTCTACAGAGTTCTGTTCAAGTCTTATCGATGCAGAAGGTGTCGTAACAGTACCTGGTGTTGAATTTGGGATGGAAGGTTGCCTGCGCCTAACCTATACACTCAAAGAAGAGCGTATCGTTGAAGGTATGAAACGCATTAAACGATTTGTTGAGTCTTTACGCTGA
- a CDS encoding tetratricopeptide repeat protein — protein MDKTLDQSDDQEKSFRFVLQERSDVEKFAQLKVIRDIDEALQNFDETDEDTSIKFVVKTQVTPVEPPPIPTDLEVHGYLLQNALLLVDCGEFSLARNVLGDILRRNNNHVDAIRWMGWCFKQENQLDNARKCYEQLVQRRVTEQDLFELGEIYYLLKRDADAQSTWLDALGQCDAESPRLFDLHKNLGNVFTRLADYESAEENYNKALTIRPLSDILNVNLGSLNFQRAQYTQALEYFKKGLELNPFNDRAWCGVALVAREMKDDEWALSVLLRCLDINPHNQVALQVLISWGQTDCDWSVAIERVHVYLENNQDDGEMIYSLAGLYFQTGSLIEAELELTRLDVLHPGRTDVQELKELIMKKKEASL, from the coding sequence ATGGATAAAACTCTAGACCAGTCCGATGACCAGGAAAAATCATTTCGATTTGTGTTACAAGAGCGATCGGACGTTGAAAAATTCGCGCAGCTTAAGGTCATCCGTGACATCGACGAAGCTTTGCAAAATTTTGATGAAACAGACGAAGACACCTCAATTAAATTTGTTGTAAAAACTCAAGTTACCCCAGTTGAGCCACCACCTATACCTACAGATCTTGAAGTGCATGGTTATCTGTTACAAAATGCGCTTCTGCTGGTTGATTGTGGTGAGTTTAGTTTGGCGCGCAATGTGTTGGGCGATATTTTACGCCGCAATAACAATCATGTTGATGCTATTCGGTGGATGGGCTGGTGTTTCAAGCAAGAGAATCAATTGGATAATGCACGTAAATGTTATGAGCAACTTGTTCAAAGGCGAGTGACTGAGCAAGATCTTTTTGAACTTGGTGAAATATACTATTTACTGAAGCGTGATGCCGATGCTCAATCGACATGGCTTGATGCGCTTGGGCAGTGTGATGCTGAAAGTCCACGACTTTTTGATCTGCACAAAAATTTGGGAAATGTTTTTACGCGACTTGCAGATTATGAAAGTGCAGAGGAGAACTATAATAAAGCTCTGACCATTCGACCTCTTTCAGATATTTTGAATGTAAACCTTGGATCCTTAAATTTTCAAAGAGCCCAATATACACAGGCATTAGAATATTTCAAAAAAGGCTTAGAGTTAAATCCATTTAATGACCGAGCTTGGTGTGGTGTAGCGCTTGTTGCTCGTGAAATGAAAGACGATGAATGGGCGCTTTCTGTACTACTTCGCTGTCTAGATATTAACCCGCATAATCAAGTTGCATTGCAGGTGTTGATAAGTTGGGGACAAACCGATTGTGATTGGTCAGTGGCTATCGAAAGAGTTCATGTGTATTTAGAAAATAATCAAGATGATGGTGAAATGATTTACTCTCTTGCGGGCCTTTATTTTCAGACAGGTTCGTTAATTGAAGCAGAATTAGAGTTAACTCGTTTAGATGTTCTGCATCCAGGTCGCACGGACGTACAAGAACTTAAAGAGCTAATAATGAAAAAGAAAGAAGCTAGCTTATGA
- a CDS encoding glycosyltransferase family 9 protein translates to MKILIIQLTRLGDILCTLPVVSAIKRQYPQAQIHLLVRQRFAIAAENARFVDHLWKLDAVKLLGPLMTEKSGVSESIEHLSETINHLRSEKFDRIINLSFSPSSSFITHLIAQEKIPVSGYTRTQDLFLRIQDPASQYFRSQVGVDRSNRIHVSDLFAWIAGVELTKSDWHSSLSATDSFKREGIVCHLGASQSQKTWPADSWSALIRRLTQGLNKQVTLVGTASEKEFADEVVLQTGLHNLINLVGMTNFSELTRTIQSAELFVGADSGPLHIASQANTKSVNLSVGNVRFWETGPVVTGSRVLVSKQPQFLMSDFVFENIEGILTHQTPLDGVIECIESQGVRYKIHGKNQTPDYWEVVEYIYFGGPQPKWSADLQEALMQINEVCKMALTQLAALYAAPAKVEIIGVMDRMDELLILMKKTIPPLAPLLDAFSSEKENIPPGSREEIFYQTKQCYERLRLRSVTFKNDNQSKGIENENKNLEP, encoded by the coding sequence ATGAAAATTCTAATAATCCAACTCACGCGACTCGGTGATATTCTCTGCACGTTGCCAGTAGTTTCGGCAATAAAGAGACAGTATCCTCAAGCCCAAATACATTTGCTCGTGCGGCAGCGTTTTGCCATCGCCGCTGAAAACGCACGTTTTGTTGATCATCTTTGGAAGTTAGATGCAGTAAAACTTTTAGGACCACTTATGACTGAGAAGAGTGGTGTTTCTGAGAGCATTGAACATTTGAGTGAGACGATCAACCATTTGCGTTCAGAAAAGTTCGATCGCATAATAAATTTATCTTTTTCACCTTCGAGTAGTTTTATTACTCATTTGATCGCACAAGAAAAAATTCCGGTGAGTGGGTATACACGAACTCAAGATCTTTTCTTGCGAATCCAAGATCCGGCAAGTCAATATTTTCGTTCACAGGTGGGTGTTGACCGCAGCAATCGAATTCACGTTTCAGATCTTTTTGCTTGGATTGCTGGTGTAGAGTTAACCAAGTCTGATTGGCACTCGTCATTGAGTGCTACTGATTCATTTAAACGTGAAGGCATTGTTTGTCATTTGGGTGCGAGTCAAAGTCAAAAAACATGGCCAGCCGATTCTTGGTCTGCACTTATTCGTCGTTTAACTCAGGGTTTAAATAAACAAGTCACATTGGTTGGAACAGCATCTGAAAAAGAGTTCGCTGATGAAGTCGTCTTGCAAACAGGTCTTCATAATCTAATAAATTTAGTTGGAATGACAAATTTTTCTGAACTGACGCGCACAATTCAAAGTGCTGAGTTATTTGTCGGAGCTGATAGTGGCCCTTTACATATTGCCAGCCAGGCAAATACAAAATCAGTCAATTTAAGTGTGGGCAACGTTCGATTCTGGGAGACGGGCCCCGTTGTTACGGGCAGCAGAGTTTTAGTAAGTAAGCAACCTCAGTTTTTAATGTCAGATTTTGTTTTTGAAAATATTGAGGGCATCTTGACTCATCAAACTCCCCTGGATGGTGTTATTGAATGCATTGAATCTCAAGGTGTTCGCTATAAAATCCATGGAAAAAATCAAACTCCAGATTATTGGGAGGTGGTGGAGTATATTTATTTTGGAGGACCTCAACCAAAGTGGAGCGCTGATCTTCAAGAGGCGCTTATGCAAATTAACGAAGTTTGCAAAATGGCACTCACTCAGTTGGCGGCCCTGTATGCCGCTCCCGCAAAAGTTGAAATTATTGGTGTCATGGATCGAATGGATGAGTTGTTGATACTTATGAAAAAGACAATTCCTCCTTTGGCTCCATTGCTAGATGCATTTTCTAGTGAGAAAGAAAACATACCTCCCGGATCTCGAGAAGAAATATTTTATCAAACCAAGCAGTGTTACGAAAGGTTGCGTCTTAGAAGTGTGACTTTTAAGAACGATAACCAATCGAAAGGAATCGAAAATGAAAACAAAAATTTGGAACCATGA
- the coaD gene encoding pantetheine-phosphate adenylyltransferase: MTAVYPGSFDPPTLGHIDVIERAAKIFGGLCVVVANSSRKDALFSASERKVLLEKSVKHLKNVVVDIHDGLTVDYMKKIKSRVIIRGLRAVSDFEYELAMATMNRKLYPKIETFIMMTGENYYYIASHTVKEVALHGGDVSQLVPKPVVDALKKKLHKKR, from the coding sequence GTGACTGCTGTTTATCCTGGGAGTTTTGATCCGCCAACACTTGGGCATATCGACGTTATTGAAAGGGCTGCAAAAATTTTTGGTGGCCTTTGTGTCGTTGTTGCTAACAGTTCAAGAAAAGATGCGCTTTTTTCTGCTTCTGAACGCAAAGTTCTTTTAGAAAAATCAGTAAAACATTTAAAAAATGTCGTTGTAGATATTCATGACGGTCTCACAGTTGATTACATGAAAAAAATTAAATCACGAGTTATTATCAGGGGCTTAAGAGCTGTTTCTGATTTTGAATATGAATTGGCAATGGCTACTATGAATAGAAAACTCTACCCCAAGATTGAAACGTTTATCATGATGACGGGTGAAAATTATTATTACATTGCCTCACACACAGTAAAAGAAGTTGCACTTCATGGTGGTGATGTTTCTCAACTTGTTCCAAAACCTGTCGTTGATGCTTTGAAAAAGAAGTTACACAAAAAGAGGTAA
- the rsmD gene encoding 16S rRNA (guanine(966)-N(2))-methyltransferase RsmD, translating into MRIISGKFKGHRLVTFDKDHIRPTTDRVKESLFNIIAVDVEGARVLDLYAGTGNLSWEALSRGAHEVVMVESSIKSIQIIRQNQTLLKIDEGVEIVKDEAIHFLDHYVGNEFDLVFIDPPFPSKICIKTLEALSKSTAATTKTRVMIEHSKHEPLPDEVGGLRRVDSRNYGDKLLAFYQKCEESNGS; encoded by the coding sequence ATGCGAATTATCTCTGGAAAATTCAAGGGCCACCGGCTTGTTACTTTTGACAAAGATCATATTCGACCTACTACAGATCGTGTAAAAGAAAGCCTCTTTAATATTATAGCCGTAGATGTCGAAGGTGCCCGTGTATTAGATCTCTACGCAGGAACTGGAAATTTGAGTTGGGAGGCCCTCTCAAGGGGCGCTCATGAGGTTGTCATGGTAGAAAGTAGTATAAAATCTATTCAGATTATCCGGCAAAATCAGACATTATTGAAAATTGATGAGGGTGTTGAAATTGTCAAAGATGAGGCTATTCATTTTTTAGATCATTATGTGGGAAATGAATTTGACCTGGTATTTATTGACCCACCATTTCCTTCAAAAATTTGTATAAAAACATTAGAAGCCTTAAGTAAAAGTACTGCGGCGACTACTAAAACGCGGGTCATGATTGAGCATTCAAAGCATGAACCATTACCCGATGAGGTTGGTGGCCTCAGACGCGTTGACAGCCGTAATTATGGTGATAAACTTCTGGCGTTTTACCAGAAGTGTGAGGAGTCTAATGGTTCATAA
- a CDS encoding ATP-binding protein, which translates to MDSEQEANQLKKSQPKVLFVDDEESILAAARRLFRGKPIEVLTASSPHEALKLLEKEDCWVIISDYRMPEMTGTELLEQVKKKSPQVSRLMLTGFLELPIVHEAVNRASVFRFITKPWDETDLLLGVETAIQHSGRQRTNAHLIHEISAQNRKLEEFTQNLETEVLNRTQGIDESKKMAEGKQRLVRDLTGFVKNLSIVNNVPALYEVIYNELRKFSGVSVPCYMLVLDGNEGGKLYWIQSRTLHERYIKSVPKQFHSLSVRTSSAEDRRWWIEQTKKECHELVAIPVRTREAHASMPAAVLFAEHSLESAQLTEFLDRITERLQPVSIVLDNILLREQLVAATRQWEATFNGFNDPIAVVDQNERVIRANSSFFKEGVQATEPTSNLVRSVNNKTFRLNSYPINNESDEHGQVLRVVNHYMDVSNERELYMRLVQSEKLAAVGLLAGNIAHELNNPLSGIIALAQILQKELPATDPHTTDLAETEKAAFRCQLIIKNLLNFSEPSNDNIELINVNEVVESTMPLLKTALRMQSLHTYYEEGLGTVKFQTSQLQQVIFNLINNACQAMNDGGVLTIKTWKQGSHICISITDTGPGIPDEIQSQIFEPFFTTKGEGAGTGLGLSVSKNIIEKFGGLLKLNSTVGQGTTFTIMLPSGRLN; encoded by the coding sequence GTGGACAGCGAGCAGGAAGCGAATCAGTTAAAGAAGTCTCAGCCTAAAGTTCTCTTTGTTGATGACGAAGAATCGATTCTTGCCGCCGCACGCAGACTCTTTCGCGGCAAACCCATTGAAGTACTGACTGCGTCTTCACCTCATGAAGCCTTAAAGCTTTTAGAAAAAGAAGATTGCTGGGTCATCATTTCTGATTACCGCATGCCAGAAATGACTGGTACTGAACTACTTGAACAAGTTAAAAAAAAATCACCCCAGGTGAGTCGTTTAATGCTCACGGGTTTTTTAGAACTGCCCATCGTACATGAAGCCGTCAACCGTGCATCGGTTTTTCGTTTCATCACCAAACCTTGGGATGAAACTGATTTGTTGTTGGGTGTTGAAACAGCTATTCAGCATTCAGGGCGCCAACGCACCAATGCGCATTTAATTCACGAAATTAGTGCGCAAAATCGAAAATTAGAAGAATTCACTCAAAATCTTGAAACTGAAGTCCTTAATCGCACACAAGGCATTGATGAAAGTAAAAAAATGGCCGAGGGTAAACAACGCTTGGTGCGTGATCTTACAGGTTTTGTAAAAAATCTCTCCATCGTCAACAATGTACCGGCGTTGTATGAGGTGATTTATAATGAATTGAGAAAATTTTCAGGCGTTTCAGTTCCTTGTTACATGCTTGTTTTAGATGGTAATGAAGGTGGTAAACTTTATTGGATCCAATCTCGTACTCTTCATGAAAGATATATTAAATCTGTTCCAAAACAATTTCACTCACTCTCTGTAAGAACATCTTCAGCTGAAGATCGGCGTTGGTGGATCGAACAAACAAAAAAAGAATGTCATGAGTTAGTAGCTATTCCCGTGCGCACGCGGGAGGCCCATGCATCAATGCCAGCAGCAGTATTATTTGCTGAGCATAGTTTAGAATCAGCTCAGTTGACTGAATTTTTAGATCGCATCACTGAACGTTTACAGCCGGTGTCTATTGTACTTGATAATATTTTACTCAGAGAACAATTGGTTGCAGCGACTCGCCAGTGGGAGGCAACATTTAATGGTTTTAATGATCCCATTGCTGTAGTTGATCAAAACGAGCGTGTCATCAGGGCCAACAGTAGTTTTTTTAAAGAAGGTGTTCAAGCAACTGAACCCACATCGAATCTCGTTCGCTCAGTGAATAATAAAACTTTTCGTCTCAATAGTTATCCTATTAATAATGAGAGTGATGAGCATGGGCAGGTATTGAGAGTTGTTAATCACTACATGGATGTCAGTAATGAACGTGAACTCTATATGCGCCTTGTACAATCAGAAAAACTTGCTGCAGTGGGTTTGCTTGCCGGAAACATTGCGCATGAATTAAATAACCCACTCTCTGGAATCATCGCTTTGGCACAAATTCTTCAAAAAGAACTGCCCGCTACTGATCCACATACTACAGATCTTGCTGAGACAGAAAAAGCTGCGTTTCGTTGCCAGCTCATCATCAAGAATCTTCTAAATTTTAGTGAACCTTCAAATGACAATATCGAATTGATCAATGTGAATGAGGTTGTTGAAAGTACAATGCCACTTTTAAAAACGGCTCTTCGCATGCAGAGCCTACATACTTATTACGAAGAGGGCTTAGGAACGGTAAAGTTTCAAACCAGTCAGCTTCAACAAGTTATATTTAATCTTATTAACAATGCCTGTCAGGCAATGAATGATGGTGGTGTGTTAACGATCAAGACATGGAAACAGGGCAGTCATATTTGCATTTCAATTACTGATACCGGTCCTGGAATTCCTGATGAAATTCAGAGTCAAATTTTTGAACCATTTTTTACAACTAAGGGAGAAGGAGCTGGTACGGGCTTGGGCCTCTCGGTGAGTAAAAATATTATTGAAAAATTCGGCGGCTTGTTAAAATTAAATAGCACTGTGGGTCAAGGTACTACCTTTACCATAATGCTTCCTTCTGGCAGACTCAATTAA
- a CDS encoding glycosyltransferase family 9 protein — protein MKILVISLLRLGDILMATSVLRSLRREYPGAELHVLINGQFQSVANIIPFVNKVYSFDRAGIQQILGSQDRNILEAYFRIEDLVEQLQTEGYDQVVNLTHNRLSGWMTALIACPNTRGVVFGVNGKFSVGSGWFEYLNDFTDPSSDNVFHFVDVFHYGAGLSGADRRIELLETKAGAAFAEQTYTKYADKKRILIQACSNENKKTLAPKKWNKLIRVLQNLEPGIQVFILGAPNEKEAVAAICADNPRLIPVICNLEQAYSLIKQGHLLITVDTSIKHIAAATKIKILEISVGSSEYRKTGAYTPGAVILQGVVPCAPCSHRGGCTQPTHECAEKISAEMVAMVASGMLRQDEMALRTLAHEYKDEVLLLKTHVNSRGDWAAYPLAESFSAKEINSWIDRASFKLYLQKTHEKAVGEYGTEGLELKQLLENIFPDRAKQDWVTELKSLEKNVTWFETQVGEFLNKLKSLLGAMHEPSRFSQYIVELEEFCVQAEQSNYFKSYSRQLLLSIKDSSADNNQFQVVKKLREKLSHAHQRTKIELKLIRGLQTGFMEII, from the coding sequence ATGAAGATTCTGGTCATCAGTCTTTTGCGGCTCGGCGATATACTGATGGCAACATCAGTTTTAAGAAGTTTGCGTCGGGAATACCCAGGTGCAGAACTACATGTTTTGATTAATGGGCAATTTCAATCTGTCGCAAATATTATTCCCTTTGTGAACAAAGTGTATTCTTTTGATCGTGCTGGTATTCAGCAAATTCTTGGTTCTCAAGACAGAAATATTTTAGAAGCATATTTTCGTATAGAAGATCTCGTTGAGCAGTTACAAACTGAGGGTTATGATCAAGTTGTAAATCTCACTCACAATAGACTTAGCGGATGGATGACCGCACTCATCGCATGCCCGAATACGCGTGGTGTTGTATTTGGGGTTAATGGAAAATTCTCTGTGGGTTCAGGTTGGTTTGAGTACCTAAATGATTTTACTGACCCAAGCAGTGATAATGTTTTTCATTTTGTTGATGTGTTTCATTATGGTGCGGGCCTCAGTGGCGCTGATAGGCGCATTGAACTTCTCGAGACAAAAGCGGGTGCTGCTTTTGCTGAACAAACATACACAAAATATGCTGATAAAAAAAGAATCCTGATTCAAGCGTGCAGTAATGAAAATAAAAAAACACTTGCTCCTAAAAAATGGAATAAACTCATTCGGGTTTTACAAAATCTTGAGCCTGGAATTCAAGTATTCATACTTGGAGCGCCCAATGAAAAAGAAGCCGTTGCTGCAATCTGTGCAGATAATCCACGTTTGATTCCTGTTATTTGTAATCTTGAACAGGCGTATAGTTTAATCAAGCAAGGTCATTTGCTTATTACTGTAGATACCAGCATTAAACATATTGCCGCAGCCACTAAAATAAAAATTTTAGAAATAAGTGTTGGAAGTTCTGAATATCGTAAAACCGGGGCTTACACGCCGGGAGCTGTAATTCTTCAGGGAGTCGTACCCTGCGCCCCGTGTTCCCACAGAGGGGGTTGCACCCAGCCAACACACGAGTGTGCCGAAAAAATTTCAGCTGAAATGGTGGCGATGGTTGCAAGTGGCATGCTGAGACAAGATGAAATGGCGCTAAGAACTTTGGCCCATGAGTATAAAGATGAGGTTTTACTTCTTAAAACTCATGTCAATAGTCGCGGTGATTGGGCGGCTTATCCGCTGGCAGAGAGTTTCTCTGCAAAAGAAATCAATAGTTGGATTGATCGCGCTAGCTTTAAACTTTATCTCCAAAAAACACACGAGAAAGCTGTTGGTGAATACGGTACTGAAGGGTTAGAGCTTAAACAATTGTTAGAAAATATATTTCCAGATCGGGCCAAACAAGACTGGGTAACCGAATTAAAGTCACTTGAGAAGAATGTTACTTGGTTTGAAACTCAAGTGGGTGAATTTCTCAATAAACTCAAAAGTCTTTTGGGTGCTATGCATGAACCTTCTCGCTTTTCTCAGTACATCGTAGAGCTTGAAGAATTTTGTGTTCAAGCAGAACAGTCAAATTATTTTAAGAGTTACAGTCGTCAACTTTTGCTCAGCATAAAAGATTCAAGTGCCGATAATAATCAATTTCAAGTAGTAAAAAAATTAAGAGAAAAATTATCGCATGCTCATCAAAGAACAAAAATAGAACTTAAACTCATACGCGGGCTTCAAACAGGCTTCATGGAGATAATATGA
- a CDS encoding DUF2802 domain-containing protein, protein MGLLILLQVALDLAFIAIVSCLLIERSRTRNAEDPRMSKGLQLLTSKIAILQDLMDRSETIGRQLTQIIDGKQQDVQERVEDIERHLHKVQTAIEKSQEVAKIFQDRIPHQEIIERQTTVKYLQAAKLANQGFSTEDISRQVDIPQGELELIIKLNRDRLVVDKEPVWLNDSQNTPAEEAITTTQQHNPLLDVYQKSIKPEQTQVITQSTQSQSLASSTKMGPPKSPEEALQQATIARAQARARAKMQVEEVNETRGTVFTQEQALGQNEIKPVIFKRISIIDDLG, encoded by the coding sequence ATGGGCCTACTGATTCTTCTTCAAGTCGCGCTCGACTTGGCTTTTATTGCAATAGTAAGTTGCTTACTCATTGAGAGATCACGCACAAGAAATGCAGAAGATCCTCGAATGAGTAAAGGACTTCAACTTCTCACAAGCAAAATTGCAATTCTTCAAGATCTCATGGATCGCAGTGAAACCATCGGTCGACAACTTACTCAAATCATTGATGGCAAACAACAAGATGTACAAGAGCGTGTTGAGGATATTGAAAGACATCTTCATAAAGTACAGACAGCTATTGAGAAATCACAAGAAGTAGCAAAAATATTTCAAGACAGAATTCCACATCAAGAAATCATCGAGCGACAAACTACGGTTAAGTATTTACAGGCCGCTAAACTTGCAAACCAAGGTTTTTCCACTGAGGATATCTCAAGACAAGTAGATATTCCTCAAGGCGAATTAGAACTTATTATTAAGCTCAATCGCGATCGACTTGTTGTCGATAAAGAACCCGTTTGGCTCAATGATTCACAAAACACCCCTGCTGAAGAAGCCATCACCACAACGCAGCAGCATAATCCATTATTAGATGTATATCAAAAATCAATAAAGCCAGAGCAGACTCAAGTAATAACCCAAAGCACACAAAGCCAAAGTTTAGCATCTTCAACAAAGATGGGGCCTCCTAAATCACCTGAAGAAGCTCTTCAGCAAGCAACGATCGCAAGAGCACAGGCCCGTGCACGTGCAAAAATGCAGGTAGAAGAAGTAAATGAAACGCGCGGCACCGTATTCACACAAGAACAAGCACTCGGGCAAAACGAAATTAAACCAGTCATCTTCAAAAGAATCTCAATTATTGATGACTTAGGGTAA
- the fliS gene encoding flagellar export chaperone FliS, with translation MSQNKALQKYKQTSVTSASREKLLLMMYEGAIKFTKKAVIACEAKNIGDRGLYIGKAYDIIMELNNTLNFEVGGEIAKNLEQLYMFMTDQLTQANITGDANKLHVVLKLLNTLNEGWIKAIDSLKKQKTDSLGSDR, from the coding sequence ATGAGTCAGAATAAAGCGTTGCAAAAGTATAAGCAAACCTCAGTCACCAGTGCGAGTCGTGAGAAATTGCTGCTCATGATGTACGAGGGTGCAATTAAGTTTACAAAAAAAGCAGTCATTGCTTGTGAAGCAAAAAATATTGGTGATCGTGGCCTCTATATCGGTAAGGCCTATGACATAATTATGGAATTAAACAACACCTTGAATTTTGAAGTGGGTGGTGAAATAGCAAAAAATTTAGAACAGCTGTACATGTTTATGACCGATCAACTGACTCAAGCAAATATTACGGGTGACGCTAATAAACTGCATGTAGTTTTAAAACTTCTTAATACCCTCAACGAAGGCTGGATTAAGGCCATTGATAGTCTGAAAAAACAAAAAACTGATTCACTAGGGAGCGATCGATGA
- a CDS encoding response regulator, with amino-acid sequence MKAFKVLVVDDEIIVAKALSRAFASRGHSVAIAHTGEEGVDKWQEFSPQVVLLDVVMPGLTGPQVIEEYKRRSTTDEQLSPAQIILMTAHSGIKGREAAMELGAHDFIQKPFENIFELVERVETLLGKAEQI; translated from the coding sequence GTGAAAGCATTTAAGGTTCTTGTTGTTGATGATGAAATCATCGTGGCTAAAGCACTGTCTCGCGCTTTTGCGTCACGTGGTCATAGTGTCGCTATTGCTCATACGGGTGAAGAGGGTGTTGATAAATGGCAAGAGTTCTCACCCCAAGTTGTGCTACTTGATGTGGTTATGCCCGGGCTCACGGGGCCTCAAGTAATTGAAGAATATAAGCGAAGATCTACTACAGATGAGCAACTTTCTCCTGCACAGATCATATTGATGACAGCTCATTCAGGTATCAAAGGGCGTGAAGCTGCAATGGAATTGGGTGCTCACGATTTTATTCAAAAGCCATTTGAGAATATTTTTGAATTGGTTGAACGTGTAGAGACACTTCTTGGCAAAGCTGAGCAAATTTAG